In Spinacia oleracea cultivar Varoflay chromosome 5, BTI_SOV_V1, whole genome shotgun sequence, a single window of DNA contains:
- the LOC110777432 gene encoding uncharacterized protein: protein MCDAIDDNWDDTDSNCIDKATLPEAEDERKIDPSMSEAELDSFYTDDRIKPTLSDLERRLAKSKAQDPFRRVAATKQVPSKASNDVRNPRLSRAKTFGTSKRRPELSKNQQSPSSRTPVKRSVSVNRTRRASMPLSTRAATYESPFPRVFSPNRFAYLLQLVNSKHEEHYGTEGVLTFIFIY from the exons ATGTGTGATGCCATAGATGATAACTGGGACGATACTGATTCTAATTGCATAGACAAAGCTACATTACCAGAAGCAGAAGATGAAAGGAAAATAGATCCCAGTATGTCAGAAGCTGAACTTGATTCCTTTTACACTGATGACAGAATAAAACCTACCTTGTCTGATCTGGAACGGAGGTTGGCTAAGTCAAAGGCTCAAGATCCCTTTAGGAGAGTGGCTGCTACCAAACAAGTTCCTTCAAAAGCTTCCAATGATGTAAGGAATCCCAGATTATCACGAGCAAAAACATTTGGTACATCCAAAAGACGACCAGAATTGTCTAAAAATCAACAATCG CCTTCTTCAAGGACTCCTGTGAAACGATCTGTTTCTGTAAACCGCACGCGCAGAGCATCTATGCCGTTATCTACTAGAGCTGCAACTTATGAATCACCTTTCCCCAGGGTTTTCTCCCCTAATCGTTTTGCTTATTTGCTACAACTAGTaaatagtaaacatgaggaacattatggaacagagggagtactaacatttattttcatatactag